Within Lolium rigidum isolate FL_2022 chromosome 5, APGP_CSIRO_Lrig_0.1, whole genome shotgun sequence, the genomic segment CGGGCTGGGTGCTGGAGGTGGTGCGGATTCCAGGAGAAATCCCTGGCTGGCTATGTCAGCCACGGTAGTGGCGACGCCCGCGGGCGCCGTGTTCTTCCTGGAGCGCCGTCAAGGTATCTTGCCCCCCCCCCTTCCCCTTCCTGATGCCCGGGAGAAATTCCAAATCCTTTGGATTGGGTGACGGCGACGCCCCGTACGCCCCGTACTCCGTCACATTCCTGAAGGTGTCGCCTTGGGTCAGTTGGGGTTGTGGGTTGGCATTGTTTCCTGGTGGTTGGCGTCGTGGCTGTggtatgggtggtggtggtgctgctaagCTCAAGGGTCTGGCTCCTGCAATCCCTTTGGATGCTCGCTGGTTCGTGCTATGCACTCGCTCGGGTGCGAGGTTGCGGGACGACATGAGCACGATGCTTCTCCCTTGCAGGTGCTGCCCCGAGGCTCGGCTATGTCACTTCTCGTCTCCTTCATAGCTCCTTCTCTTCAGCGTCCTCGCCCTGCAGCTTCGTCTCTTCGTGTCTGGTGCCGCGGCCGGCGGCAAGGCTTCTCGTGGTTTGCTCGACGCAGCGTTCGGGTGGGCTCTGGTGTTGGCTCAGTTTGGCAGTCTGGTTCCTTGTCCCTTCTCTGCTCTGGGTGAGCGTGTCTCCATGGGCGGCGGTACGGAGCTCTTCAAGCCAGGGCGAGGGGGAAGGGATCCCTCTCCGGCCATGGAAGAGAATGGACAGGCGACGACTCGCCCTCTTGGTACAACCGTGAATTCTCCAAGCAAAGccgatgatcccatcccaagtttcccCTTTCCCGCTCCCTGGTGCTTCGATCGCGTTGGAGGGCTCCACGGGCTTCATCTAGTTTCTGGTGTACCTTATGTTTGCTGATGTTTGTGTGAGTTGTAAGTTGTTCTTCGACATCTTTGTAACCTGACCATGTGGCTTTATTAGTTTAAAGTTGGGCACTTTGTGACTTATGTTAAAAAAAAAACTCAGGACTCAAGAGTCAAGACTCAGGAGAGTTTGTCActggtttgtttgtttgtttgtttgtgcgAGTGGTGAACAGGTGTGCACGAAAGCTAAGTGATGGTCCACTCACGACGATCTTGCCTGCATAAAAACAGGCCTACACCTGCGTCTAAAACCCACAACCAGTTCACCACTCTGCAAACCCAAGAAACAAGCTCCACCAGGCTATGGCTGCCATGGCGGAGCGCCTCGCCCTCGCCTTCCTGCTCGCGGCGGCCGCCGTACAGGCGGCATCGGCGGTGAACACCACGCTGACGCTGCACAACCTCTGCCCGTTCACCGTGTACCCGCTGGTCACCGCCAACGGAGGCCTCCCCTCCATCGCCGACAACAAACTCCAGCTCGATGCGAACGGCCTCGCCTACTTCCCCATCCCGCCCACCTCCTGGTCCGGGCGCGTGGTGGCGCGCACCCTCTGCTCGTCCCCGACGAACTGCCAGACGGGGATGGCGCCGCCGGTGACGGTGGTGCAGCTGGTCGTGCACTCGGCCGAGGCAGGGGCCGGGGCGGACCTGGCGACCTACAGCGTGAGCCTCACGGACGGGTTCAACGTGGGCGCGGCGGTGAGCCCGCAGTTCGTCGGCGGCGGGCAGTGCCCGGTGCTGGGCTGCCCGGTGAACCTCAACGACGGGTGCCCCGCGGACCAGCGCGTCATCGGCAACGGCGGCGTGGTGCTGGCGTGCAAGGGCGACTACGGCTACTTCAAGAAGCGGTGCCCGCTGACGCGGGTGGGCGGGAGAGACGTGGAGCCCGTCCCGCAGAGGTGCCTCGCGCCCCGCGAGCTCAAGGTCGTCTTCTGCCCGACCACCATCTGAGATCTGACCATGATCGGCGCCGCATCCGCCCAGACGGAGCTCGCGCGTCGTCGGCGACAGCTAGCTGGTCATTAATTAGTGTGCCGTTGGAGCATGCGTAAGGTGCTGTGTCGTGTTGCGTAAGGTGTTGTGGAACGAAAATAATCCTCGTAATACACATGTGTCCCGGCCGTATATATGCTCGCAATTTTTTCCGTTGAGAAACCGTATATTCGCACGTACACCACTTGCGGATTTTTTTTTAGCAGTGCTCCACTTGCGGATGATTGTGGACGACGAAATGCTGGGCTTGGACATGGAGAAATCAAATGGCCGGCGCAACGAGGCCCAGATATCAACTGGGCTGATCAGCAATTCGACGTATCCGAGAGAGCGAGGGCAATCCCTATACACAGATCAGGTCGGCACCGACCTAGTGCCGCACACCCCCGATTGCTGTTATGGGCTGGCCCATAATCGTGGTTCTTTCTTCCTCGCCCAATTGAGACGATTTTCTATCTGTTTGTTTGGTTTTTTTTACACGTCCTGTCTATTTTTTTATCAGTTtttggaaagaaaaaaaatctgtTTGCTTGGTTCTTTTCTGGTTTTTACACGTCCTGTCTGGTTTTTTTGTCAGTTTTTTAAAATGTTCGGTTAAAAGATGTTCATTTTTTTAGAATGTTCAGTTTTCAAAAATCAtttagttttttaaaaaaaatgttcaaaaaattgTTTTGATTTGAAAAAAGGTTAGATTTAGAAAGTGTTCAAATTTAAGTTTTGAAAAATTCAACTGTTCAATTAAAAAATGTTccataaaaatgttcaaattaaaaaatgtacaaatttgaaatagttttgaaaaactgttcaaattttgcGAAATATCTTTTCTCGAAAAATGGTTTTGTTTTTCTTAAAAAAATGTTagatttaaaaaaaatagaaatataaat encodes:
- the LOC124651879 gene encoding osmotin-like protein, yielding MAAMAERLALAFLLAAAAVQAASAVNTTLTLHNLCPFTVYPLVTANGGLPSIADNKLQLDANGLAYFPIPPTSWSGRVVARTLCSSPTNCQTGMAPPVTVVQLVVHSAEAGAGADLATYSVSLTDGFNVGAAVSPQFVGGGQCPVLGCPVNLNDGCPADQRVIGNGGVVLACKGDYGYFKKRCPLTRVGGRDVEPVPQRCLAPRELKVVFCPTTI